A segment of the Maylandia zebra isolate NMK-2024a linkage group LG2, Mzebra_GT3a, whole genome shotgun sequence genome:
ATCAGAAGAAGAATATGTGCCAGATTCAGAGTCATATGATGAAGATTCAGATGAAGACATCTCATTATTGCCAAGCACATCAAAAGGTCTGCTATGCCAAGATGACATCTCCAAAGCGCATGAACAATCAGATTCAACGAATTTAATCCACAACTTGACAAAGGACAAGCCACAAGATAAAAGTGAGCTTTGCGAAACTGAATCAGAAAAAATGActttaagtaaaagaaattactGCTATTTTTGTGGCAAACCACAAGCTAAAATTTCCCGCCACCTGAAAACGCACAAAACGGCTCCTGATGTTGTGCATGCATTTTCCCTGCCTAGAGACTCAAACGAGCGTAAAAGTCTGTTAGAGAAATTGAGAAATAAGGGAAATTTTAAGCATAATGCTGCAGTTTTGCATGGTGGAGTGGGACCACTGAAAGTGAAGAGAAGACCCAAGATTAAAGCAGTAGAGGGAAAGTTTGCTCATTGCTTTTATTGTCAAGGGATGTATGTTCGCAAGGATCTTTGGAGACATGTCCGCAGATGTCCTAACAAACCAAAAGATGACACGGATAAAGAACCTGGAAGAACCAAAGTACTCGGCCTGGCTTTAACTCTGGAGTCTCAGTGTTATCCGCAGGTGTCAAGTGGAGTCTGGAAGGTTCTTGCTGTTATGAAACAAGATGAGATTGCCTCAGCTGTGCGAAATGACTTTACTGTTATTCAGTTTGCCCAGTCCCTCTACAATAAACATGGACAAGACCCTACAAAGTATGATTATATACGACAGAAGCTTCGTGAAGCGGGACGTTTGTTGTTGTGTCTGCGCACAGAATTCTCAGTGCATAACATGGAAGAAGCTATTAAGCCTGCTAATTTCCAGAGAGTTGTGCAAGCAGTAAAGAAAGTTTCAGGTTTTGATGAAGAGACACTGTCATACAAAACTCCAAGCCTTGCGCTGAAACTGGGACATACACTGCATAAAATGTCTGACATTATCCATTGTCGTGCCCTCATGACAGAGGATGAAGCCCTAATCAAGTCCACTGATGCGTTCAAGAAGTTGTATGTCTCCAAATGGTCTGAGATGGTGTCTCACCGTGCCTTGAACACATTGAGTGAGGCAAAGTTTAACAAGCCATCAACATTGCCCTTTACAGAAGATGTTCGGATTCTCCATCACTACCTTCAAAAATCTGCAGAAAGTGCCTTTTGCAGCTTGGAGAACGAAGCCACAGCTCAGAATTATGCCCAACTTGCACAAGTTACACTCTCACAAATCATTGTGTTCAACCGAAGACGTTCTGGAGAGGTTTCAAAGATGCGCCTCAAAAGTTTTCttgaaagagacaaaacagCACTCCACACAGATGTTGCCATGGGGCTCTCAGAAATGGAACAGAGACTCTGTAACTATTTCTGTAGAATAGAAATAATGGGAAAAAGGGACAGAAATGTTCCAGTTCTGCTAACACCAAGCATGCTGGATGCTCTGTCACTACTGGTTAGTAGGAGGCCTgactgtggtatttgtgccaCTAATATCTACCTCTTTGCAAGACCCCGATCAATGAGTCATTACAGAGGAATGGACTCCTTGCGTGTTCATGCACACCAGTGTGGAGCAAAGCAGCCTGAGTATCTAAGATCGACACAGCTCAGAAAACATGTTGCCACACTCTCACAAGTCCTTAATTTGAAAAACAACGAACTTGATCAGGTTGCAGATTTCCTGGGTCATGATATCCGCGTTCACCGCGAATTCTACAGATTACCAGTTCCCACAACACAGCTGGCCAAGATTTCCAAACTGCTTTTAACACTGGAAAAAGGACAACTTTCCCAGATCCAGGGGAAATCACTGGATGAGATCAAAATAGAAGGTTTGTATTGAAAGGAGCAAATATTAGGGCAGTAGTTGAATATTATGCTTTATCAACAGAATTAAAACCTAAAAGCACAGACCATTCTGTTAAATGTCCATGATTTAAGGTTCTTGAAGTCTATTGTTTCATCACTTTGCAACATTTGGCAAACTGCAGAGTGGTGGCCTTAAATAGTAAAACTATGTACTATAATTTCCAGTATTTGTTCTGTATTTTGTCATATCTCGTTGTTAATGTgaggtttttggggggtttgtgtttggttttttgggggggttttcccACAATTTCTCAGATGAAATTGCATTAAGTGATGCTGAAACAAAGGACAGTGAGAGTGAATCAGATGATGATGACACAGCACTCACAATGTTGGCGTGTGGCACCAGTGAGCCTGTACATGCAGTAGCTGATTCCACAAACACAGCGCAGCTCCAAGACACTGTAGATTGTGGTAAGTTACCACTAGCTTGGTTTCTGTGGATAAAatgtttgttacaaatattAAAACTTAATCAAATTGTGTAATCAGCAGATGAAGGACCACTCACAATGCCTGCAGCAAGTGAGACTGCTGCTCCCTCTGAAGGTAAGGGGTGCAGTTGGTTCTCGAAGCTTATTATTGTTTCATCACTTTGCAACATATGGCAAACTGCAGAGTGGTGGcaaaaagtcacttggatgagtgacaaaatgtttctcccactgaaaacgctacgtccagattaacagaatcaacgttttgggatttacttacctggatgattgagcatgcatcaagagacttttattcaactttttattcagtcttttattCACAGCGGAACACTAAATGTCTCATTTTAGAAATTTGATAAATTTTCAAAGAGAATTTTAGCTCGTTTTGATATTGATGGTAGCAACACATTTCAGAAGTTAGTACAGGGTAGCATCCATTCTTTTAACCaccaaatgttttttgtttttttttgtttggttttttgtttgttttaactactACTACTTTATATATCTTCCAGAGAAAAATGCTGCTCAATCCCACAATTCCCGAAGAGCTCCCAAAAACATGTGGTCCAAGGCTGAGGTTGCTGCAGTGATGAGGCATTTTAAAGACCACATAAACGAAGGGAAACTAGCCACcaaaaatgaatgcagtcattgcAAATTGGTAGAAGATCCGGTGTTGGCAGGAAGAACAGTTCAAAACATACGAGATTTTGTAAGAAACAGAGGATTA
Coding sequences within it:
- the LOC112432625 gene encoding uncharacterized protein LOC112432625; this translates as MTLSKRNYCYFCGKPQAKISRHLKTHKTAPDVVHAFSLPRDSNERKSLLEKLRNKGNFKHNAAVLHGGVGPLKVKRRPKIKAVEGKFAHCFYCQGMYVRKDLWRHVRRCPNKPKDDTDKEPGRTKVLGLALTLESQCYPQVSSGVWKVLAVMKQDEIASAVRNDFTVIQFAQSLYNKHGQDPTKYDYIRQKLREAGRLLLCLRTEFSVHNMEEAIKPANFQRVVQAVKKVSGFDEETLSYKTPSLALKLGHTLHKMSDIIHCRALMTEDEALIKSTDAFKKLYVSKWSEMVSHRALNTLSEAKFNKPSTLPFTEDVRILHHYLQKSAESAFCSLENEATAQNYAQLAQVTLSQIIVFNRRRSGEVSKMRLKSFLERDKTALHTDVAMGLSEMEQRLCNYFCRIEIMGKRDRNVPVLLTPSMLDALSLLVSRRPDCGICATNIYLFARPRSMSHYRGMDSLRVHAHQCGAKQPEYLRSTQLRKHVATLSQVLNLKNNELDQVADFLGHDIRVHREFYRLPVPTTQLAKISKLLLTLEKGQLSQIQGKSLDEIKIEDEIALSDAETKDSESESDDDDTALTMLACGTSEPVHAVADSTNTAQLQDTVDCDEGPLTMPAASETAAPSEEKNAAQSHNSRRAPKNMWSKAEVAAVMRHFKDHINEGKLATKNECSHCKLVEDPVLAGRTVQNIRDFVRNRGLTAKRQKKMN